The genomic DNA TTGAAGATGCAAAAAACAAACCAGACACGTGGTGGAATAACCTTTGGGGACGTAAAAGCAAAATCGCAAAAGCAGAACAAGCATTAAAAGATGCAGAGAAAGTTAGAGCAGGAGCAGACAATAAGGCAAAAGCAATGTTTCAAGAGCGTATAGAAAGCGCAGATGTACAAACATTATTAAGCGAGTTATCTTACAAATCTCAAGCAGCAGTAACGCGTTTAAAAAACCGTGAAGTAGAGATTAAAGAAGTAGAAGAAAAACTTAAAGACGCTATTGTAGAAGCATCAAAAAACCATACAAAAGCCTTAGAGAAAAAGAAAGAAACCGAAGCGAAGCTAGAAGAGCAATACGCTTTACTTAAACAAGCACGTCAAGCACTAGAAGAAATAGTAGATAAACAATCTGCCGAATACTCAGAAGCCTTATCAAAAGTAACCACTTTAGAGCAAAAAGTAGAAGAGTTAGAAGGACTTAAAAACGCTTACACAACACTAGCCGCTTCAAAAGACAGTTTCGTGCATAAACATAATTTAACCATTAAAGTACTAACATCTTTACGTAGTAACTTACAAACGCATCGTGCAAAATTAAAAAGTGATACAGACGAGCGTTTAAAATATTACGATGGTTACGTTGTGGCTTTAAAAGCAAGAACAGACCAAGAATTCGCAGCAATTTTAGAACATTTAGGAGTTAAAACCGATGAACATATTGGAGAAACACTAGCATCTATGCATACCGCAAGTGCAAAAGCAAGACAAGAAATGATGGACAATATTCCAGTTCACGAAAAAGTAATGCAAGGTGTTTACGGTAGTTATGCTGAAGCTTTAAGCGAGATTCGTGCAAAAGATGTAGACATCCAAAAAAACTTTGCAGAACGTTACGGTATAGACATGAAAGAAATTTTTGAAGACTATTACGCAGCAGATGCAAACGCACCTTCAGGCGATGGAGATAATGCTCCAGCACCAAAAAAGGAAGACACAAGCAACGAAGATTTACTAGGCTAAAATAATGATGGCGTTACCTACTTTTGCTTTTAATGGCAAAAGTAGGTCAGGCTTTCACTACTCGCTCTCTGCGAGGAGCTCAAACAAGCCGTTCAATCCTTAACGCATACACTATTAAGTTCTGTTTAAGCCTAAAAATTGGTGCTATTTATAATTTATATTTACATTTTGTAAATATTTATTACATTTGTATTAAGTAAATAAATAAAAACAAATTCATGGCAACATTTACATCTTCTTTACCAAACGAGCTTTTAGATAAGTTATCAAATGCAGCTAAAGAGTTAAAGCTTCCTAAAAACAAACTTTTAGAAAAAGCTTTAGAGCTTTATTTAGAACAAATAGAAAAAGCGAGTTACATTAAATCTTACAAATTAGCTGGTGAAGATAAAGACGTTTTAATGGTTGCCGAAGAAGGT from Lacinutrix sp. 5H-3-7-4 includes the following:
- a CDS encoding ribbon-helix-helix domain-containing protein — its product is MATFTSSLPNELLDKLSNAAKELKLPKNKLLEKALELYLEQIEKASYIKSYKLAGEDKDVLMVAEEGMQDYFNTINEIES